In Geotalea uraniireducens, one genomic interval encodes:
- a CDS encoding TetR/AcrR family transcriptional regulator C-terminal domain-containing protein, protein MVTLDSIRDWIRILHGELLRSPGELYRIYHSFLDNLFEVLASYFRELQGRGGLRDVDPEMAARVFHGIFYCFFTVEELLEGKRIRTIDRERAIRSFVDIFANGTVSGPSAAVAGER, encoded by the coding sequence TTGGTAACACTCGACAGCATACGGGACTGGATCAGAATCCTTCATGGTGAACTACTCCGTTCCCCTGGTGAGCTGTATCGCATCTATCACTCCTTTCTCGACAACCTGTTCGAGGTGCTTGCCTCCTATTTCCGGGAGCTGCAGGGGCGCGGGGGGCTGCGGGACGTCGACCCGGAGATGGCGGCGCGGGTGTTCCACGGGATTTTCTACTGCTTCTTCACCGTCGAAGAACTGCTCGAAGGGAAGCGGATTCGGACGATCGACCGGGAACGGGCGATCCGTTCCTTCGTCGATATTTTTGCCAACGGTACGGTGTCCGGACCTTCAGCGGCAGTTGCCGGAGAGCGCTGA
- a CDS encoding cytochrome C, which translates to MKKWFLATLLITVTTFSVQMALAEKMSHKEYATTAISDCNSCHKSEGVAPNHEGDWVRGHRVLASKAGSNCSQCHDQSFCLDCHSGGGIDRDLSTRNYHNDYVPKSHRSNFLSLHPVKALDNPQSCNRCHDASYCSECHSRFPKGSLRIKSHLMLGPNHQKYAPALFEHATEARRNLQSCQACHPDGDVCVQCHSAKLGGTNPHPRNWGSISDNYRDRAGSKVCTKCHLPGTY; encoded by the coding sequence GTGAAGAAATGGTTCCTAGCAACACTGCTGATAACCGTGACAACCTTCTCCGTACAGATGGCCCTTGCCGAGAAAATGTCCCACAAGGAGTACGCCACAACGGCGATCAGTGACTGCAACAGCTGTCACAAGAGCGAAGGTGTGGCGCCGAATCACGAAGGGGACTGGGTCCGGGGGCACCGGGTGCTGGCGAGCAAGGCGGGGAGCAACTGCTCCCAGTGCCATGACCAGTCGTTCTGCCTGGACTGCCATTCCGGCGGGGGTATCGACCGTGACCTGAGCACGCGGAACTACCACAACGACTACGTACCGAAGAGCCACCGGAGCAACTTTTTGAGCCTGCATCCGGTGAAGGCGCTGGACAACCCGCAGAGCTGCAACCGGTGCCATGACGCATCGTACTGCTCGGAGTGCCACAGCCGGTTCCCGAAAGGGTCGTTGCGGATCAAATCGCACCTGATGCTCGGCCCGAACCACCAGAAGTACGCGCCGGCGTTGTTCGAACATGCGACGGAAGCGCGGCGTAACCTGCAGTCGTGCCAGGCGTGCCATCCCGATGGCGACGTCTGCGTGCAGTGCCACAGTGCGAAGCTGGGCGGGACCAATCCCCATCCGCGGAACTGGGGGAGCATCAGCGACAACTATCGTGATCGGGCGGGGAGCAAGGTCTGTACGAAGTGCCACCTGCCGGGTACCTATTAG